Within Betaproteobacteria bacterium, the genomic segment TGGCACCCAATTGCGTCAACTGGTAGTAGCCGAACCCGGCCTGGCGCTCGCCGTTGAAGTCCGGGTTGAAGGGAATGCCCAGCTCCTGCCAGGCCTGGAAAAACGCTTCGCAAACGGGAAGCGGGCTCACGGGATTCGACACGCCAAGGGGCCCGCCGTAGGCGTGAAAGCGATTGGCGAAGCGCTGGTTGTTTTCAGCGCGCTTGAAGTACGGCAACACGTCCTCATAACCCCATCCGGGGGCACCCGCCTCGCTCACCCATTCGTCGTAGTCGGCCGGATGCCCGCGCGTGTAAATCTGCGCGTTGATGGATGAACCGCCGCCGATCACCTTGGCCTGCGTGTAACGCAACGCCCGGCCCTTCAAGTGCTTCTGCGGCACGGTGTGCCAGCCCCAGGAGCCGATGCCCTTCGTCATCTTCGCAAATCCGGCGGGCAAATGAAAATACGGATGCCAGTCGCTACCGCCGGCCTCGATTAACAGCACGCGAACCGATGGGTCGGCGCTCAGCCGGTTCGCCAGCACGCATCCAGCGCTGCCACCGCCAGCAACGATGTAGTCGAAAATATTTCTCTTCTTGTCATTCATGACAGGTCATCGCAACACCACGGTTCGCAGATGATGACCCACGAGCAGGGCTTGCGCGGCAACGGTCAGCGCGGGGTTCACCGCGCCCGAGGACGGAAAGAATCCGGCATCGGCCACGTACAGATTATCGTGATCCCATGCCTTGCAAAACGGGTCGAGCGCGGAGGTGGCCGGATCGTTCCCGAAGCGCACCGTGCCGCACTGGTGCGACACGACGTCGGTGCCGAAACGGCAAGATGCACGTGATTGGAGGTGACGGCGTGGTTGAGTACGCAGATTCCGTATCGCTTTCTCGACTCGAACAACCAGCGCGAATAGACTGCCCGCTCGCGGGCAAATTGGAACAAGATAGCGCGCTCGTGGCACCAGTGGGTGAGATGCCACACGTGGCCGGGCAAGAAATAGCGACGGGCGCGAGGCATTGTGTGCGGGCTACTTAGCGTCCGAGATTGGGCGAGGAATACGTGAGGCCAAGACCGAAATTTACCCCAATTATCCTGGCTAAGCTGGCCACATCAATAAGTCACGGTGGTCCGGCCCGGGCCCCGTAGGCCGGTTTCACTTGAGTGTCCAGGACTTGATTGCAGCCAGGTCCATAAGAAGTTATAGTTCCGCGCAACCAGGAGGAGCGTCATGAAGATTACAGACATCCAGGTGCTGGAACTAGCGGGCCCGCCGTTGCCTTACCCCATGAAGCCGGCTTGGGCACCGGGCAGTCAATGGATGCGTTATGGCGGTACCGTGGTCAAGGTCTTCACCGACGAGGGGATCACCGGTCTGGGATCGCCGGGCTACACGGTCTCACCCAAGATCGATTCCTGGATAAAACCTCAGCTCATTGGCCAAGACCCTTTCGCCTTGGAGCGTCACGCCCGCGTATTTCGCGGCGCGGGCGAAGCCTGGGGCGTGGAGATCGCCCTTTGGGACATCATCGGCAAAGCCTGCAACCAGCCGGTGTACAAACTCTGGGGCGGTTATCGCGACCGGGTCCCCGCCTATGCATCTTGCATCGAAGTGCGAGAACCGCTCGCGCGAGCGCGGGATATCGCACTCGTGCAAGCCGGCGGCTGGCGCGCGGCCAAGCTGCGCATTCACGAGCAAACCCTGAAGGCCGACATTGCCCAGGTGGAAGCGGTGCGTAACGCCGTGGGGAGCGAATTCGCGCTACTGGTGGATGCCAATCAAGCCCAGTTACCCGGCACTCAACAACCCGCGAGAAGCATCGTTTGGAGTTATGAACGCGCGTTGCACACCGCGCGCGAGCTCGAACGCCTAGGTGTGTACTGGCTCGAAGAACCGCTGGGCCGGTACGACTTCGACAATTTGTCGCGGCTTGCGGCAGCGGTGGACATCTTGATCGC encodes:
- a CDS encoding mandelate racemase/muconate lactonizing enzyme family protein, translating into MKITDIQVLELAGPPLPYPMKPAWAPGSQWMRYGGTVVKVFTDEGITGLGSPGYTVSPKIDSWIKPQLIGQDPFALERHARVFRGAGEAWGVEIALWDIIGKACNQPVYKLWGGYRDRVPAYASCIEVREPLARARDIALVQAGGWRAAKLRIHEQTLKADIAQVEAVRNAVGSEFALLVDANQAQLPGTQQPARSIVWSYERALHTARELERLGVYWLEEPLGRYDFDNLSRLAAAVDILIAGGENNLGLHEYRWLVERNCYDVLQPEAMVGETMSQIRKACAYAEMHHKLCAPHHGGGGMGFIAHLHLCAALPNCPFVEVFHDPPGFTSDIFQWYLAQPVRLDPTDGCMPVPDKPGFGVELDEDKIARYGRILGS